One part of the Gossypium raimondii isolate GPD5lz chromosome 1, ASM2569854v1, whole genome shotgun sequence genome encodes these proteins:
- the LOC105785651 gene encoding uncharacterized protein LOC105785651, with amino-acid sequence MALEWVVLGYTAGAEAIMLLLLTVPGLDGLRKGLIAVTRNLLKPFMSVVPFCLFLLMDIYWKYETRPTCDADSCTPSEYLRHQKSIMKSQRNALLIAAALILYWLLYSVTNLVVKIEQLNQRVERLKNRD; translated from the coding sequence ATGGCTCTAGAATGGGTAGTGCTAGGCTACACCGCCGGCGCCGAAGCCATCATGTTGCTCCTCCTCACAGTTCCAGGCCTCGACGGACTCCGCAAGGGCTTGATCGCCGTCACACGTAACCTCCTCAAGCCCTTCATGTCGGTGGTTCCTTTCTGCCTCTTCCTCCTCATGGATATATACTGGAAATACGAGACGCGTCCTACCTGTGACGCCGATTCCTGTACCCCTTCCGAATATCTCCGTCACCAGAAATCCATCATGAAGAGCCAGCGCAACGCGCTTCTCATCGCTGCCGCTCTTATTTTGTACTGGCTTCTTTACTCTGTTACTAACCTTGTTGTTAAGATCGAGCAGTTGAATCAGCGAGTTGAGAGGCTTAAGAATCGCGATTGA
- the LOC105785650 gene encoding plant UBX domain-containing protein 2, whose amino-acid sequence MDEVKGKWSGFMKKVNNQFSSSGNFKGQGRVLGSSSSGPVNPILTRPSPPHTPSPKPIPPSSSSSSSTSKPSLPSKSSNSDQNTPSNPEPPQKPENGFDPYGSLITSSKVSKNGFTLNMFECPICGAPYVSEEEVSKHVETCIEINSSDREGGDTDTGLNENELQESSGIELEVCIGSYISGNPPDGSVQVFLRLLRNIVKEPGNDKFRKVRMSNPKIREAIGEVSGGVELLELVGFVLKEEGGEMWAVVDVLKKEMITLMNKAIMLLEQGKIEEGNKSEKEEMVEPKKIDRQIRVFFSVPESVAAKIELPDSFYSLSAEEVKREAELRKKKNAESQLLIPKSFKEKQAKAGRRRYRRTMIRIQFPDGVVLQAAFAPWEPTSSLYKFVSLSLKEPSLEFELLDPVLVKRRVIPSFPAAGQKAQTLDEEDLVPSALIKFKPIETDSVVFTGLSNELLELSEPLVTN is encoded by the exons ATGGATGAAGTGAAAGGCAAATGGAGTGGATTCATGAAGAAAGTCAACAACCAATTTTCATCATCTGGGAATTTCAAGGGCCAAGGTCGAGTCTTGGGTTCCTCTTCTTCTGGACCCGTTAACCCCATCCTTACCCGTCCCTCCCCACCTCACACCCCTTCTCCCAAGCCTATTCCTCCctcatcttcttcctcctcttccACTTCCAAGCCTTCTTTGCCCTCTAAATCTTCAAATTCCGATCAAAACACGCCCAGCAATCCTGAACCACCTCAGAAGCCGGAAAACGGGTTCGACCCTTACGGTTCATTGATCACTTCTAGCAAGGTATCCAAAAATGGATTCACCTTGAATATGTTTGAGTGTCCGATTTGTGGCGCTCCTTATGTGTCTGAGGAGGAGGTATCTAAACATGTAGAAACTTGTATTGAGATCAATTCATCCGATAGAGAAGGCGGTGACACAGATACGGGATTGAACGAGAACGAGTTACAAGAGTCGTCAGGGATTGAATTGGAGGTTTGCATTGGTTCATATATTTCCGGGAACCCGCCAGACGGATCAGTTCAGGTTTTTCTTAGGTTGTTGAGGAACATAGTTAAGGAACCTGGGAATGACAAGTTCAGGAAGGTTCGGATGAGTAATCCAAAGATAAGGGAAGCAATTGGCGAGGTCTCTGGAGGAGTTGAGCTGTTGGAGCTTGTTGGATTTGTGTTGAAGGAAGAAGGAGGGGAAATGTGGGCAGTCGTGGATGTTCTTAAGAAGGAGATGATTACTTTGATGAACAAGGCAATAATGTTGTTGGAACAGGGAAAGATAGAAGAAGGTAACAAGAGTGAGAAAGAGGAAATGGTTGAGCCAAAGAAGATTGACAGACAG ATCCGGGTCTTCTTCTCCGTACCTGAGAGTGTAGCAGCAAAAATCGAGCTACCGGATTCTTTCTACAGCCTATCGGCTGAAGAGGTGAAAAGAGAAGCAgagttgagaaagaaaaagaatgcaGAATCACAGCTCTTAATCCCTAAATCTTTCAAGGAAAAGCAGGCAAAAGCAGGCCGAAGGAGGTATAGAAGAACAATGATTCGCATCCAGTTTCCTGACGGAGTGGTTCTTCAAGCCGCTTTTGCACCTTGGGAGCCAACTAGTTCTCTCTACAAG TTTGTCAGCTTATCACTGAAAGAACCGTCCTTGGAGTTTGAGCTGTTGGATCCTGTACTGGTTAAACGGAGGGTGATCCCTTCTTTTCCGGCAGCTGGACAGAAAGCCCAAACGCTAGACGAAGAGGATTTGGTGCCTTCAGCCCTTATAAAGTTCAAACCTATTGAAACTGATTCAGTAGTGTTTACAGGGCTATCGAATGAACTGTTGGAACTGAGTGAACCGCTTGTAACCAATTGA